TGGGCCAGCAGTACCTCCTGACCAGGGGAGAATATCCCGAATGCACGAATACCTTTGGCTTCAACGACTGCATTCAGTCCTGCCGCATTGTCCCTGcggtaaatataatataatcatTTGTAAAGACGAGGACAGTCAGCAATGTAAAGGATCAGTTTGTTGAATTCATGTGTAACCCATTAGATGAGAAGCTCAACTTCGTTGTCTGAAGCAGAGGATATGTGTTCTATATATGTCCAGCATATAGCTTCTATCACGCatttttatctcttttttttatctctCTTTCCAGAAACATAATTTATGTTTCTATAAAGCAATTTGCCACAAATGTGAATGTAGCCTACCACAGTCCTTAAAACCATAGAAAAAGTGCATAAAGTAACCAAACAGTCTAAACTTGAGCTAAAAAATTGATCGTTTTTGTTACACTTATTAGTCATGAATGAACATTTTGTATCAAAGCTGTTTTATGTATAGATCTTATATATCTAGCCTATAAGATCTGCTACCTGTTAGCATGCTACCTAGCAAGAGCTTAAGGacttacatttttcaaaagacaACTTTCCAGAACTACTATTAAGATTCCCACGTgacacagcagcacacacaTTCTTCAACAAAAGTTATCATATAGCTTATTCCCATTTCCTTTCCAGGCCTAAAGCAATTTTTCAGTACCTCtgcattagcattagctgggTACATTTGTTTTCAACTGCAAAACTATGATTTCATTCCTTTAAAATATATACTTTTTATAACTTTTACAGCACAAGGGACTTTTTAATATGAGGATCTATGAAAGACCAAACTTTGAAGGCCAGATGCACGAACTGACAGATGACTGCAACTCCATCCAGGATAACTATCACATGTCGAGCATGCAGTCCTGCAAGGTGATGGAGGGCTACTGGTTGATGTTTGAACAACCAAATTATGAGGGCCGGATGTTTTTTCTGAAGCCAGGAGAGTACAGGGACTTCAAAGgagtcggcagtaatgacatgAAATTCAATTCCCTCAGACGCATCACAGAATCTTAACTGTCCCATGACTTTTATTTGGCTAAAAGGTTTTGCAGATGGTTTGTTGTATTAATATTAACAAATTGTCAAAGGCAAAAAGAGAAAGCTTTGTTTTATCCTGAAACTGTGATTTGTGCATTGTTTGAATGTAGTTTCAGCTGTAATGTATAATTTACTTTTATTGTGTGGTGCACATAATAAATAGACTGGACACAGATCTGGGTAAGTTGTTTTTCAACTCAGTCCTCAATCAAAATAAATAGCTGATTTACCCAATCATATATGTATATTCACAGTTCACATATTGGTTCTAAATCTTTAAACCcacttaaataaatacattataattttctatattttttttatttaacacaacTTTGCTAAAAACAAGGGCAAAccagttttatattttgaatAATCAGTAACTAACACATTTTGGCAATCTTTTTTGATATTTCCGGTAGAACAATTGCTCTCATTTGCATAATATACAACTTTACATACAATACTTACATTCCCTACTTTATTAACCATCTATCAtctatttttcagttttcactaTACTGGATAACTGTATTAG
The window above is part of the Maylandia zebra isolate NMK-2024a linkage group LG23, Mzebra_GT3a, whole genome shotgun sequence genome. Proteins encoded here:
- the LOC101482905 gene encoding gamma-crystallin M2-like, coding for MSGKIIFFEESNFQGRSFECVSDCSEIASHLSQCNSCRVESGTFIVYNQPDFMGQQYLLTRGEYPECTNTFGFNDCIQSCRIVPAHKGLFNMRIYERPNFEGQMHELTDDCNSIQDNYHMSSMQSCKVMEGYWLMFEQPNYEGRMFFLKPGEYRDFKGVGSNDMKFNSLRRITES